In Endozoicomonas sp. GU-1, one DNA window encodes the following:
- a CDS encoding nucleotidyltransferase substrate binding protein, with amino-acid sequence MTIDTTFFSRCIKTLDMAYEKVVQAEDGSIDYEMYRSACVKEFEIILEQAGKLLRKCLKDFMHSPKAVDRMVFKEVFRQAAQHDLLSLEQAERWLSYRDNRNNTAHDYGKKFAEYTLKLLPDFMADAQALEKSIKQHSEQVDND; translated from the coding sequence ATGACAATAGATACAACGTTCTTCAGCCGCTGTATTAAGACTCTTGATATGGCCTATGAAAAAGTTGTCCAGGCTGAAGATGGCAGTATCGATTATGAGATGTACCGATCTGCCTGTGTGAAAGAGTTTGAGATTATTTTGGAGCAGGCTGGCAAGTTGCTGCGCAAGTGTTTGAAGGATTTTATGCATAGCCCCAAGGCGGTTGACCGAATGGTGTTCAAAGAGGTCTTCCGGCAAGCTGCCCAGCATGATTTGCTGTCACTGGAACAGGCAGAGCGCTGGTTGTCTTACCGCGATAATCGCAACAATACCGCCCATGACTATGGGAAAAAGTTTGCAGAATACACCTTGAAATTATTGCCGGACTTCATGGCGGATGCACAGGCCCTGGAAAAATCCATAAAACAGCATTCAGAGCAAGTGGATAATGATTGA
- a CDS encoding SPOR domain-containing protein, translating to MGEGLKQRLIGAVVLLALLIILAPALFRGGETHPLVTSRPSPAAPKLESPPVPAFVDQLDIPPDVVEVVPSSTETVLEPENDRTEKATGVDESGHLKAWSLQLATFADKNNARNLEKQLKTKGYSAFQKKISTEAGKVFYRVYIGPEVRPDELQQLKVTIKKELGLEGILVRYVP from the coding sequence TTGGGCGAGGGACTTAAGCAAAGACTAATAGGTGCTGTGGTATTGCTGGCCTTATTGATCATTCTCGCGCCCGCACTGTTCAGGGGAGGGGAGACTCATCCTCTGGTCACCTCCAGGCCTTCCCCGGCAGCCCCTAAGCTTGAATCCCCCCCAGTGCCTGCATTTGTCGACCAGCTGGATATTCCACCGGATGTTGTTGAAGTAGTGCCTTCTTCCACTGAAACTGTGCTCGAGCCAGAAAATGATCGTACTGAAAAAGCCACAGGTGTGGACGAATCAGGGCATCTGAAAGCCTGGTCTCTCCAGTTGGCAACCTTTGCGGATAAAAACAATGCCCGCAACCTGGAAAAACAGCTGAAGACTAAAGGGTATAGTGCTTTTCAGAAGAAAATTTCTACAGAGGCAGGCAAGGTTTTTTATCGGGTCTACATAGGGCCGGAAGTAAGGCCGGATGAACTTCAGCAGCTAAAGGTTACCATCAAGAAAGAGTTAGGGCTTGAGGGTATACTGGTTCGTTATGTTCCATAA
- a CDS encoding nucleotidyltransferase substrate binding protein yields MIDYGKFKQSLTLLESQYHHLQTLDDTLPDWLQEAVSESVIQRFETCYDCMWKVLKRYLKNSLGLPDVPNSPKPLFRIANENQ; encoded by the coding sequence ATGATCGACTACGGCAAGTTTAAACAGTCACTCACTCTGCTGGAATCCCAATATCACCATCTGCAAACACTTGATGACACATTACCCGACTGGCTGCAAGAGGCAGTATCGGAATCCGTTATCCAGCGATTTGAAACCTGTTATGACTGCATGTGGAAAGTGCTAAAGCGCTATTTGAAAAACAGCCTGGGGTTACCCGACGTCCCCAACAGCCCGAAACCGTTGTTCCGTATTGCCAATGAAAACCAGTAA
- the trpB gene encoding tryptophan synthase subunit beta: protein MGHFGRYGGRFVAETLMGALEDLDRTWRELWQDKTFQEDFDRDLADFVGRPSPLYFAERWTRALGGAKIYLKREDLNHTGAHKINHAVGQALLAKHMGKTRIIAETGAGQHGVASATVAARLGLECVVYMGAKDVKRQALNVYRMKLLGATVVPVETGSQTLKDAINEALRDWVARPEDTFYLLGTVCGPSPYPEMVRNLQSIIGREARRQILEKEGRLPDALVACVGGGSNAMGLFHEFIQDKAVKLYGVEAAGHGVDTDKHAARMSSGRPGVLQGARTYLMTNEHGQIIESHSVSAGLDYPGVGPEHSYLKDIGRAQYPAATDEEALAAFRKLTRLEGIMPALESAHALAWVDKLAPTMSQDQIIICNLSGRGDKDIHTVATIDGLEV, encoded by the coding sequence ATGGGGCATTTTGGCCGTTACGGTGGACGTTTCGTGGCTGAAACCCTGATGGGTGCGCTGGAAGACCTTGATCGCACCTGGCGTGAGCTCTGGCAGGACAAGACCTTTCAGGAAGATTTTGATCGTGACCTGGCTGACTTTGTCGGCCGTCCTTCACCGCTCTATTTTGCTGAGCGATGGACTCGGGCGCTGGGTGGCGCAAAAATCTACCTGAAGCGTGAAGATCTCAATCATACCGGTGCCCACAAAATCAACCACGCGGTTGGTCAGGCGCTGCTGGCCAAACATATGGGGAAAACCCGGATTATTGCCGAAACCGGTGCCGGTCAGCACGGTGTTGCCTCGGCGACGGTGGCCGCCCGTCTTGGGTTGGAGTGTGTGGTTTATATGGGGGCCAAGGACGTAAAACGTCAGGCATTGAACGTCTATCGCATGAAACTTTTGGGGGCCACCGTGGTACCGGTAGAAACCGGTTCCCAGACGCTGAAAGACGCGATTAATGAAGCACTCAGGGATTGGGTAGCACGCCCTGAAGATACCTTCTATCTGCTGGGCACAGTTTGTGGCCCTTCACCCTATCCTGAAATGGTGCGTAATCTGCAGAGTATTATTGGCCGGGAAGCCCGTCGGCAGATTCTGGAAAAAGAAGGCCGCCTGCCGGATGCCCTGGTTGCCTGTGTGGGTGGTGGTTCCAATGCCATGGGGCTGTTCCACGAATTTATTCAGGATAAAGCCGTTAAGCTGTATGGTGTTGAAGCGGCAGGACACGGTGTTGATACCGATAAGCATGCGGCCCGGATGAGTTCCGGCCGCCCGGGCGTTTTGCAGGGCGCAAGAACCTATCTGATGACCAACGAACATGGCCAGATTATTGAGAGCCACTCTGTGTCGGCCGGATTGGACTATCCGGGGGTTGGGCCAGAACACAGTTACCTGAAAGATATCGGCCGTGCACAATACCCGGCGGCAACGGATGAAGAAGCCCTTGCGGCCTTTCGCAAGCTGACCCGCCTGGAAGGCATTATGCCAGCGCTGGAAAGCGCCCATGCCCTGGCCTGGGTTGATAAACTGGCACCCACGATGAGCCAGGACCAGATCATTATCTGTAACCTGTCTGGTCGTGGTGATAAGGATATTCATACCGTTGCCACTATTGATGGCCTCGAAGTATAA
- the accD gene encoding acetyl-CoA carboxylase, carboxyltransferase subunit beta, protein MSNWLVDKLIPSLSRAAIAQKSSSVPEGLWRKCVKCEAFLYRPELDRNLGVCPKCQHHMRISARTRLDYFLDKEGKAELFADLEPNDRLKFRDTKKYRDRLAAAQKQTGEKDALVAMRGTVEDIPVAAVAFEFSFMGGSMGSVVGEKFARAAELCLAEKMPLICFSASGGARMQEALFSLMQMAKTSAALERMRQAGIPYISVMTDPVYGGVSASLAMLGDINMAEPGALIGFAGPRVIEQTVREKLPEGFQRSEFLLDHGAIDMIVSRSELRSTIARLCRKMQGRPDADVALADTVEVA, encoded by the coding sequence ATGAGCAACTGGTTAGTCGATAAACTGATTCCATCGTTATCACGCGCTGCTATTGCGCAGAAAAGCAGCAGTGTGCCAGAAGGGCTTTGGCGCAAGTGTGTGAAGTGTGAGGCCTTTCTCTATCGCCCCGAGCTGGATAGAAACCTGGGTGTTTGTCCCAAGTGCCAGCATCATATGCGAATCAGTGCCCGCACGCGACTGGATTACTTTCTTGACAAGGAAGGAAAGGCTGAGCTGTTTGCTGACCTTGAGCCCAATGACCGGCTGAAGTTTCGCGACACAAAAAAGTACCGTGATCGACTGGCAGCGGCGCAAAAGCAGACCGGCGAAAAAGATGCTCTGGTGGCCATGCGTGGTACCGTCGAGGACATTCCGGTCGCGGCCGTTGCCTTTGAGTTTTCTTTTATGGGTGGCTCCATGGGGTCGGTGGTCGGGGAAAAGTTTGCCCGTGCTGCCGAGTTATGCCTGGCAGAGAAGATGCCGTTGATCTGTTTTTCAGCCAGTGGCGGTGCCCGAATGCAGGAAGCCCTGTTTTCCCTGATGCAGATGGCGAAAACCAGTGCGGCCCTGGAAAGAATGCGTCAGGCGGGTATTCCTTATATCTCAGTGATGACTGACCCGGTGTACGGCGGTGTTTCTGCCAGTCTGGCCATGCTCGGTGATATCAATATGGCTGAGCCCGGTGCCCTGATTGGTTTTGCCGGTCCCAGGGTGATTGAACAGACCGTCCGGGAAAAGCTGCCGGAAGGCTTTCAGCGCAGTGAATTCCTGCTGGATCACGGTGCTATTGATATGATCGTTTCCCGTTCTGAGTTGCGATCCACTATCGCCAGGCTTTGCCGGAAAATGCAGGGCAGGCCGGATGCTGATGTGGCGCTTGCTGATACAGTAGAAGTTGCCTAA
- a CDS encoding nucleotidyltransferase family protein, translating to MRISEAMAQSIVELARKHVAENARVWLFGSRADDTKKGGDIDLYIEADNIGNTLERKINFRMAFEDRWGELKVDILIHDTRHETLAIHEIARQGVRLG from the coding sequence GTGCGGATATCTGAGGCGATGGCACAGAGTATCGTCGAACTCGCAAGAAAACATGTAGCAGAAAATGCCCGCGTCTGGCTGTTTGGCTCCCGGGCTGATGATACAAAAAAGGGGGGGGATATTGATCTTTATATCGAGGCAGACAATATCGGTAATACCCTGGAACGAAAAATTAACTTCCGGATGGCATTTGAAGACCGCTGGGGTGAGTTGAAAGTGGATATCCTCATTCATGATACCCGGCATGAAACGCTGGCCATTCATGAGATTGCCAGGCAAGGGGTCAGGCTTGGTTAG
- a CDS encoding nucleotidyltransferase family protein, protein MRLTNEEQNAIRKVIHQADPQAQIWLFGSRANDQAKGGDIDLLILSKTLGLKDRAGIRLALYDLIGEQKIDLVIAADDTDPFTRIALAEGIRL, encoded by the coding sequence TTGAGACTCACGAACGAAGAGCAAAACGCCATTAGAAAGGTGATTCATCAGGCAGACCCTCAGGCGCAAATATGGTTGTTTGGCTCAAGGGCGAATGACCAGGCAAAAGGTGGAGATATTGACCTGCTCATCCTGTCAAAAACATTGGGTTTGAAAGACAGGGCAGGCATACGGTTGGCTCTGTACGACCTTATCGGAGAGCAGAAAATTGACCTGGTGATTGCCGCAGACGATACTGACCCATTCACCCGTATCGCGCTGGCAGAGGGAATCCGGCTATGA
- the folC gene encoding bifunctional tetrahydrofolate synthase/dihydrofolate synthase encodes MSSFEKKEKSLAQWLTWMEETRPEHDIDFGLDRIRLVGDRLDLLKPAPFIITVGGTNGKGSTLAVLEAVLLAAGYKVGLFTSPHFLKFNERIRINGEQVSDDWLCDAFEKINEGRKTTWLTYFEFTTLAAVDCFKRAEVDVALMEVGLGGRLDATNVIDPDVSVITTVALDHQEYLGFSIEAIAKEKSGIFRACKPAIFGDQPVPQAITDMAERLGSALYCRGEAFTLARSGNTWHWSGSENQQLDNLPVPNVVIDNAATALQALQFLPEPIAIEAVRKGLSQVSVPGRFQQLMMENASGESIDVVLDVAHNPQAAEMLKQRLDESLAEGKTRAVIAMCKDKDYMAVVDCLSGNIDEWYVARFESPRALTEQELAQKLVDRGYSVNCYQQVAEALHHALANSTSGDRVLVTGSFMTVSVALTNSH; translated from the coding sequence TTGTCCTCGTTTGAAAAGAAAGAAAAAAGCCTTGCACAGTGGTTAACCTGGATGGAAGAAACTCGTCCGGAGCATGACATCGACTTTGGGCTGGACCGGATTCGGCTGGTGGGTGACAGGCTGGATTTGCTCAAGCCTGCGCCGTTCATTATCACCGTGGGGGGCACCAATGGCAAAGGCTCGACGCTGGCCGTTCTTGAAGCTGTTTTGCTGGCTGCTGGTTACAAGGTAGGTCTATTTACATCACCTCATTTTCTCAAGTTTAACGAAAGAATTCGCATTAATGGCGAACAGGTCAGTGATGACTGGCTATGTGATGCTTTTGAGAAGATCAATGAAGGTCGAAAAACGACATGGCTAACCTATTTTGAATTTACCACCCTGGCTGCCGTGGACTGCTTTAAAAGGGCGGAGGTGGATGTGGCACTGATGGAAGTCGGCCTGGGTGGACGACTGGATGCTACCAATGTGATTGACCCCGATGTGTCGGTAATTACCACGGTGGCGCTCGACCATCAGGAATACCTTGGCTTTAGCATTGAAGCGATTGCCAAAGAGAAGTCAGGAATATTTCGTGCCTGTAAACCTGCGATCTTTGGTGATCAGCCAGTGCCGCAGGCAATCACCGACATGGCTGAGCGTCTTGGCAGTGCCCTGTATTGCAGAGGAGAGGCGTTTACCCTGGCAAGGTCGGGTAATACGTGGCATTGGTCAGGTAGTGAAAATCAACAGCTGGACAACCTCCCTGTTCCCAATGTGGTGATTGATAATGCCGCGACGGCATTGCAAGCGCTGCAATTTTTACCAGAGCCTATCGCTATTGAAGCTGTTCGAAAAGGCTTGTCACAGGTATCGGTTCCCGGACGATTCCAGCAGCTGATGATGGAAAATGCGTCAGGTGAGTCCATTGATGTGGTGCTGGATGTTGCCCACAATCCTCAGGCAGCAGAAATGCTCAAGCAGCGTCTGGATGAATCTCTGGCAGAAGGTAAGACACGAGCAGTGATTGCCATGTGTAAAGATAAGGATTATATGGCGGTTGTTGATTGCTTGAGTGGCAATATTGATGAGTGGTACGTTGCCCGGTTTGAGTCTCCAAGGGCGCTGACTGAGCAGGAGCTGGCGCAGAAGCTGGTTGATCGAGGTTATTCAGTTAATTGTTATCAGCAGGTTGCTGAAGCATTGCATCATGCCCTGGCAAACTCAACTTCTGGGGATAGAGTATTGGTTACGGGATCGTTTATGACGGTATCTGTTGCTTTGACCAACAGCCACTGA
- a CDS encoding DUF29 domain-containing protein has product MTEPLYETDFYSWTQQQAELIRQGRLEELDLDNILEEIESMGRSEYRLLSHRLDILLMHLLKWAYQPDHRGSSWQGSIEEQRFRIQKVIKENPGLKPKINEAMVDAYPAARISAFKETGISKEHFPDSCPWTYEQIMNEQFWPDI; this is encoded by the coding sequence ATGACTGAACCATTATACGAAACTGATTTTTACAGCTGGACACAGCAACAGGCAGAACTCATTCGCCAGGGCAGGCTGGAAGAACTGGATTTGGACAATATCCTTGAGGAAATTGAAAGCATGGGCAGAAGCGAATACCGGCTGTTGAGTCACCGGCTGGATATTCTGCTCATGCATTTGCTGAAGTGGGCTTATCAACCTGATCACAGGGGCAGTAGCTGGCAGGGGTCTATCGAAGAGCAGCGATTTCGTATTCAGAAGGTGATCAAAGAAAACCCTGGGCTAAAGCCCAAGATTAATGAAGCCATGGTCGATGCCTATCCAGCGGCACGGATTTCTGCCTTCAAGGAAACCGGCATCAGCAAGGAACATTTTCCAGACTCATGCCCATGGACCTACGAACAAATTATGAATGAACAATTCTGGCCTGATATTTGA
- a CDS encoding nucleotidyltransferase family protein translates to MIDLRDKDRKAICAIAEQIFAPGTEIWAYGSRVKGTNHDTSDLDLVVHFPSDQDKMTGYEQLSLFLETLRDSNIPIIVQALAWHSIPDSFREEIDKKHQVLWRCQ, encoded by the coding sequence ATGATTGACCTCAGGGATAAGGATCGCAAGGCAATCTGCGCTATTGCTGAACAGATATTTGCCCCGGGCACTGAAATCTGGGCTTACGGTAGCCGGGTCAAGGGAACCAATCATGACACCAGTGACCTGGATTTGGTTGTGCACTTTCCCTCGGATCAGGACAAGATGACAGGCTATGAGCAGTTGAGCCTGTTTCTCGAAACCCTGCGGGACTCCAATATACCCATTATTGTCCAGGCACTTGCCTGGCACAGTATTCCTGATAGTTTTCGTGAGGAGATAGATAAAAAACACCAGGTGCTCTGGCGCTGCCAGTGA